Proteins encoded in a region of the candidate division WOR-3 bacterium genome:
- a CDS encoding biopolymer transporter ExbD: MLRKRLLKRKGNLAELNITSLVDIALTLVIGFIVALPYFFESGIFVSQAKLARSEGGSLEKELKINIYLTKNEEIILNEKKVDLTVLKNLLPQLLSRSLEKKVLIGADTEVRYEKIIKILDICKESGAKELTLIRKK; the protein is encoded by the coding sequence ATGTTAAGAAAAAGATTGTTAAAAAGAAAAGGTAATTTAGCAGAATTAAATATAACTTCCTTGGTTGATATTGCTTTAACATTAGTTATCGGCTTCATTGTTGCTCTTCCCTATTTCTTTGAATCAGGCATTTTTGTTTCCCAAGCAAAATTAGCCAGAAGTGAAGGTGGCTCATTAGAAAAGGAGTTAAAAATAAATATCTATTTAACAAAAAATGAGGAAATAATTTTAAATGAAAAGAAAGTAGATTTAACTGTTCTAAAAAATCTTTTGCCGCAATTGTTATCAAGGAGTTTGGAAAAAAAGGTATTGATCGGTGCTGATACAGAAGTAAGATATGAAAAAATAATAAAAATTCTTGATATTTGTAAAGAAAGTGGGGCTAAAGAATTAACCTTAATAAGAAAAAAATGA
- a CDS encoding biopolymer transporter ExbD: MKITNINVLPVACVGLLMVIMMIMVAPMVISYSKTPVDVPQANTAERKVENEIVISLTKEKKLYLNDIPISLDILKEEIEDELKEDPYRLVVIRADKDVNYGEVISLIAIAKEAGAKRIACSTKKRERNE, encoded by the coding sequence ATGAAAATAACAAATATCAATGTTTTACCGGTTGCCTGTGTTGGCTTATTAATGGTAATAATGATGATTATGGTCGCTCCGATGGTAATCAGTTATTCCAAAACACCGGTTGATGTGCCCCAAGCAAATACTGCGGAAAGAAAAGTAGAAAACGAAATCGTCATTTCTTTAACCAAAGAGAAAAAATTATATTTAAATGATATCCCAATATCTTTAGATATTTTAAAAGAAGAGATTGAAGATGAGCTAAAAGAAGATCCTTATCGACTAGTAGTAATTCGGGCGGATAAAGATGTAAATTACGGAGAAGTTATTTCTCTTATTGCGATTGCCAAAGAAGCAGGAGCAAAAAGGATTGCTTGTAGTACAAAGAAAAGGGAGAGAAATGAATAA
- a CDS encoding MotA/TolQ/ExbB proton channel family protein, whose translation MILGQSLYQIFKSSFVMILLLLLSIIVLALIIERLIYFYRNKFKGKETFEKFANYLKKGDVEGAKEYALNLKNPLGRLLLLGLENLHLKSEELKELFIGQIIEEKVKYENYLGGIGTIANGATLLGLLGTVIGLIKAFHNIAITGSGGPVVVSKGIAEALLTTAFGLLIGIPALFFYNYFSKKANDLSEELESLSQKFLVLLDPIRNKKEKIKEEKEVETFWKF comes from the coding sequence ATGATTTTAGGTCAGAGTTTATATCAAATATTTAAAAGTAGTTTTGTAATGATTTTATTACTTTTACTCTCAATCATTGTGCTGGCTTTAATTATTGAGCGGCTAATCTATTTCTATCGGAATAAATTTAAAGGCAAAGAAACTTTTGAGAAATTTGCTAATTATTTGAAAAAAGGCGATGTAGAAGGAGCCAAAGAATATGCCTTAAATTTGAAAAATCCTTTAGGCCGACTTCTTCTTCTTGGTTTAGAAAATCTTCATTTAAAAAGCGAAGAATTAAAAGAACTTTTTATTGGGCAAATAATTGAAGAAAAGGTTAAATACGAAAACTATCTCGGCGGAATTGGCACAATTGCCAATGGTGCTACTTTGTTAGGTCTTTTAGGCACTGTTATTGGTCTTATTAAAGCATTCCATAACATTGCGATTACCGGCTCCGGTGGACCGGTGGTGGTATCAAAAGGAATCGCAGAAGCCTTATTAACTACTGCTTTTGGCTTATTAATTGGAATTCCTGCTCTTTTCTTTTATAATTATTTCTCTAAGAAGGCAAATGATTTAAGCGAAGAATTAGAAAGCCTTTCCCAAAAATTTTTGGTTTTATTAGATCCCATCCGTAATAAAAAAGAAAAAATAAAAGAAGAAAAAGAAGTAGAAACATTTTGGAAATTTTAG